The Grus americana isolate bGruAme1 chromosome 5, bGruAme1.mat, whole genome shotgun sequence region tggcccagaggcccCTTGTATCCTTGGCATAGATTACCTCAGGAGAGGGTACTTCAAGGACCCAAAGGGGTACCGATGGGCTTTTGGTGTAGCCACTGTGAATGCAGAGAAGATCAAACAGTTATCTACACTGTCTGGTCTCTCAGAAGATCCCTTTGTTGTGGGATTGCTGCAagttgaagaacaacaggtgccaattgcTACAAGGACAGTGCACCGGAGGCAATACCGCACAAATCGAGACTCCCTGGCTCCCATCCATGAGCTGATTCATCAACTGGAGAACCAGGGAGTCATCAGCAAGACTCATTCACCTTTTAatagtcccatatggccagtgcaaaAGTCTGATGGAGGGTGGAGGTTAACAGTggactatcgtggcctgaatgaagtgaCACCACCACTGAGTGCTGCTGTACCAGACATGTTAGAGCtccaatatgaactggagtcaaaagcagccaagtggtatgctACAATTGACATCGCCAATGCATTCTTCTCAATTCCTTTGGCAGCCGaatgcaggccacagtttgctttcacttggagagGTGTCCAATACACCTGGAATCGattgccccaggggtggaagcATAGTCCTACTATTTGTCATGGACTAATCcaaactgcactggaaaagggtggtGCCCCAGAACATCTACAATACATCGATGACATCATTGTGTGGGGTAATAAGGCAGAAGAAGTATtcaagaagggagaaagaataattcagattcttctgaaagctggttttgccataaagaaaagtaaggtcaagggacctgcacaagAAATCCAGTTCTTGGGAATAAAATGGCAGGATGGACGCCGTCATGTGCCTATGGATGTGGTCAACAAGATAGCAGCTATGTCTCCACCAGCTAACAAGAAGGAGACACAAGCCTTCTTGGGCCTTGTGGGGttctggagaatgcatattCCAGGTTATAGTCAGCTTGTGAGCCCTCTCTATCGAGTAACCCggaaaaagaactattttgaaTGGGGccttgagcaacaacaagcctttgagCATATCAAACAGGAAATAGCTCGtgctgtagctcttgggccTGTCCGAACAGGACCAACTGTACAAAATGTACTCtacactgcagctggggagcacgGCCTTACCTGGAGCCTCTGGCaaaaaacagcaggagaaacccGAGGTCGACCATTAGGGTTTTGGAGCCGGGGGTATCGAGGATCAGAAGCCCACTACAccccaactgaaaaagagatcctagcagcctatgaagggattcgagctgcttcagaagttgTTGGTACAGAAGCATCTCTCCTCTTGGCACCGCGATTGCCTGTGCTACATTGGATGTTCAAAGGAAACATGccctctacacatcatgcaaccagcgctacgtggagtaagtgggtagCACTAATCACGCAGCGAGCTCGACTAGGGAAACCCAATCACCCAGGAATCCTGGAAGAGAttatggactggccagaaggtaGAGATTTTGGAGCACTGCCTGAGGAGGTAGCTCGTGCCCAAGAGGCACCACCATATAATGAGTTACCAGAAGATGAAAGGCGTTATGCTCTATTTACTGATGGATCCTGTCGTGTTGTAGGAAACCATCGGAagtggaaagctgctgtatggagtcccaCACGACAAGTCGTTGAGgccactgaaggagaaggtgagtcAAGTCAGTTCgcagaagtgaaagccattCAGCTAGCCCTAAAGATTGCTGAACGAGAAAAGTGGCCAGTACTCTATCTCTATACTGACTCCTGGATGGTGGCAAATGCCCTATGGGGGTGgctacagcagtggaagaagacCAGTTGGCAGCGCAGGGgtaaacccatctgggctgctgcattGTGGCAGGACATTGCTGCCCGAGTAGAAAACATGGCTGTgaaggtacgtcatgtagatgctcACGTACCCAAAAGCTGTGCCACtgaagaacatcaaaacaatgAACAGGTAGACAAGGCTGCCAAAATTGAAGTAGCTCAAGTGGACCTGGACTGGGAGCGTAAGGGTGAGCTATTTGTAGCTCGATGGGCCCACGAAACATCAGGACATCTAGGGAGAGATGCAACATACAGATGGgctcgtgatcgaggggtggacctGACCATGGAGGCCATCACACAAGTCACTcatgaatgtgaaatatgtGCTGCGATCAAGCGAGCGACACGAGTAAAATCTCCCTGGAATAGAGGGCGGTGGCTGGGTTTTCGATACGgtgaggcctggcagattgactATATTGGGCCACTGCCACGAACacgccaaggcaagcgctacATACTCACCATGGTGGAAGCAACTACTGGTTGGCTAGAGACATTTCCTGTaaaccatgccactgcccgAAACACCATCCTAGGCcttgaaagacaaattttatgGCGACATGGTACCCCAGAAAGGATTGAATCAGACAATGGAACTCATTTTCGAAATAACGTCATAAGCTCATGGGCAAAGAaacatggtattgagtgggtgtatcacatcccctatcaccCACAAGCCTCTGGAAAGATCGAGAGATATaatggactgttaaagactatGTTGAGGGCATTAGGTAATGGGGCATGGAAGCACTGGGATACAAATTTAGCAGAAGCCACTTGGCTGATTAATACCAGAGGATCTGCTAACCGTCCTGGTCCTGCCCAAACGAAACCCCTACATACTGTGGGAGGAGACAAGGTCCCTGTAGTACACATGGGAAAGTGGCTGGGGAAGGCGGTGTGGATTGCTCCTCCCATGGGAAAAGGCAAACCCATTTCTGGGATTGTCTTCGCTCAGGGACCTGGGTGTACTTGGTGGGTAATGCGGAAGGATGGGGAGACCCGGTGTGTGCCTCAAGGAGATTTAACCTTGGggtaaaataatctgtaatgtGAGTTGTACGTTTTAGGAAGTAATGTAGAAGGAATGACCCAAACCAACGAAGAGCAagtttcacaaggagccagatGAATGCAACAACAGCCCGAAGCAAGCCGGTGTTGGTGCCCAACAACTGAACCTGAACAGCCATCCTGACAGATTGGGCCCAAGTCATAGTCGGTTCATGAAcatctggaggagcagaggaagctCATGGAACGGGAGAGTAACATCCATCTATTAAAGGACTGGAGATTATAGTTAATAAGAACTAAATACAATGAAAcggttataaaatatatacatatatgtattaaaGTGTGTGGAGCATGAGCATGACacaaatggtatggaataaggggtggagattGTATTGGGTctagctgagatggagttaattctccccacagcagccctcatggtgctgtgctgtgtattggtagctagcaaactgttgataacacaccagtgttttggctactactgagtagtgccagcacacatcaaggctgtctttccaacatttctttttccccagcagcacgctgggggtgggcaagatcttgggaggggacacagctaggacagctgacccaaactgaccaaagagatattccataccatatgacgtctgctcagcaataagaaactgagaatagggggaggaacagggcgggggcattcgttgtttttttttacaatgtttgtcttccggagtaaggggtacgcatactgaagccctacttcccaggaagtggccgaacatcgcctgctgatgggaagtagagaataatcttttgctttttgctttgcttccgcgcgcggcttttttgctttagctacattaaactgcctttatctcgacccacgagtttggggttgttttttttttccatcctcctttctcccctccctgccttactgaagaggggagtgatagagcggctctggtgggcacctggcccccagccaggctcaacccaccacagtacaAGATGCGAATAATTGCTCTGAGTTTAATTTAATTATGGTAGTAATCAACTAGAAAAGTCTGGGCATTATTTGTGGGCAGAATGAGATAGTAATTATAAGGAATTACCAAAGTTGCTAGCTCTCGAGGGATGGACACAAAGAAAAGTTATTGCCTGTGGAAATCTGAGAGTTTATATTGTAATCagtcttcatgttttcagagttTCCTTGAAAAATTTTCTGCAGATTTGATCTAGGACTTTTTCCTCTGGATAGCAGGATAGAAAATCACATGTGTTTCGTTCACTGAGTTAAATGCAAAGTGCTTTAAGGATATAGTTAAGTTCTACCTAGAATCTTGTGTGACAGTATAAGTAGCTTAGGGCCAAGTTAATAATTTTGATACATTcacttttctttaatttgtttatttattttgcattgtgaCATAAAATTTACACATTCTCACCCTGTATTTGAATCAGATTTCTGATGCCTTCAGGTCTGAGTTATCAATTAAGATCCATTCTTAAACAAAGCATTATTAAACCAGATCATAGTAAAGTGAGCTTTAGAACAAGATTAACTTGCTATGATTTATGCACCTTCTGCTGcaagttacatttttatttttcagattaccatgcaaaagttttctcttactcttttttttctgtgtaaactAAAACttcacttctgcttttcaaGATTCTCACCATGGGACCAATTTGGCAGAAGTGCTTTCTGAGTAGGAGGTTTGGACTTGTTTTCAGGATAActgaggtattttttttctttacttttgttAAATTTTGGTATTTTGCTAACCCTTTTGATGAGAACATAGGGACCTGCAAGAATAACTTTTCtcatggaaatggaaaaatttctgttctctgcCATACATGGGAGTGGGgagaaaattattctctttgAAAAAGTGAACAAATGAATTCATAGAACTGTCCAGAATTCATATCCCTGAACAGGAGCTGGTTGTCCTTTTGTACAGTTCCTCTCAGatacttctcatttttctaagCTGTGTTCAGTCATTTCTAGAAGAGAATAAAACCCCCTAGTCATTAAGAAATTTACTATATGATACCCAtgaattaaaaactaaattgtGGATAGAGTACAGCAGTTCTGACATAATTTAATGATTATTTCTTGTGCATATACTAACAAATTTCTCGAAAACAAGGAAGTAAATTCATAAAAGTATGTTCATGTAGATAGGTATATCCACTCATTGAATGCTCTTCTCCTTGTTAAATCAGAGGTTAGGTTCTTGGCTTCCATTGCTTGCTAATGATCTGCTAATATGTCCTTAGAGAGCTCTTGTCTTTCAGTTGGCTCACCTGAAAAATGCCTGCTGAGGAAGCAAAAGTGAGGAAAAGCGTTTTCTAAATTGTATCGAAATCCTCCTATGAAAAGTTAAGTATATGAAAGATAAGTCTGTGGAACAAtaagtgcatttaaaaaaaaccccaaaaccaaagatTTACTTGTGTAGGatatgcaattttattttcagtgtttatgtATCGCTGTATATACCTCTAAGCTGCTGGGTCCAGGGCCTTAAATCAGTGGGGTTGCCACCTAACTGGCAAGAGAAAGGTACTTCAACCTCAGTAAAATTTCCTCTCTTTCACATCCCAACTctcagaatttttcatttggagaacttccaagagctgcagctcaccATTTGAGAAGGGATCCATTTCACTTGGACAACAGAATGAAATGATTACACGTGGTGATGGGGTCAATAATCAGTAAGCTTTGCTCATAGACAAATTCCCTGTCCACGTATTTGCACTCTGGTTAAGGTTGTAGTCCTGAGGTCACATGCAAACTCATTCCTCAAAAGCCCAGCAAACTATAGAACTGGTCTAACACCTTGTGAAGGGAGATTTTAACAACTTGATTTGTCTCAGATACGAGGAGCGGAGACTATTCTTCGCTGCCCAAGACTTGTTAGGTGAGATTCCAAATTCAGCTGACAACGACAGACTAACTTTTGAGGTATGGctcttgttttgaaaataagagCATTAATTTAACTATCATGTTAAATATCATCATCCTTCCTTCTGGAGTAGcaataaaatatatgaatacTACTGAGAAGACCTATACTGTGGGCCAGTGGAGCACCAAGACCTTGATCCACAGTTAAAATACCTACCTTAAGCAGCCTTAACTTAAAATAAACCTATTTGCTAATACAATTTCTAGGTTTCCAGTTTACTAAGTCTATTACCAAATTAACTTTGTAATAAAGTGATagaaagcttcttttttttttttttaaagataaaattagtTGTTCTTTTATTCCGTTTATTCTCACATAAGGAGTCCCTAAAAATGACATAGttgattttgctttgcaaaaagtactttgaagagataaacatttttattccagaaacTTCTTTTCACTATGGTCCCAATGTTAAGCCCACAAGGAGTCTATGGATATTATCCACCCACCAAAACAGGTATTCAGTTAGGCCCTTAAGGTTTGGATACATATGTTAAGAGCTCACTATCAGACTATCGCTCAGGTCTTTGTCAGAGGGCAGGACTTTGGAATTTGCATTGTACTTTCAAAATGAAGCGTATTGAATGGCACACATGCTGACTGCTAAAACTTACAAAGCATTCCTATAAATCGGTGCTTGCTGTATATGAAGGTActatatgaaatatatacctGTTAGGCTTTTCAGAACATGTGTCTTTAATCTGGGTGTAATATTTAGAGCGATACAAAGAGCAGCAACAGGAAACTTGATTCTCGATGTACTTCTTCTGACTGTAGGGAACTATATCTAATCTTCGACCTGAAATCAGCAGCAGTAAAACTGCCCCGGAGACGTCTTAATTTCAATggagttttaaaaaagtaattaaagtgAGGACATCAGGGTTATTCCAGCATTCCTCTAGAAAGTGTAATGAGATCATTAACTTCCGGACAGAGATCTGAGGCAGTGGCAGAACATTTTATTGACTGTATAATGAGAAGCAGAAGatttgagttttctttcatttgcacTGTAGAAATTAGCAATATGCTATCTggtataaaagaaataatggcaGTATAACTTCAAAGAGACTAAAACCAATAATTTCTAATAGACAAGCGCCTGTTCTGGAAAACGAAAAATTTCTGGTGTTTAATTTAGGCTGAAATACAGGGCAAAACTGTAATTCTGTAAATACTATAATTTTTCAATCTACCTCCAAATACTGTATGTGAGAGAATACATTGAAAATGTTGTTGATAACAATACCGTCATTTTAGACATCATCATTTTCAACACTAAATGCTAAATATGTAACCTTTTTTCTATAATGGAGTGGAGCATTTTGAAACCGTCAGGATGACTGAGTTCTAAAAACGCCTTTGTGCATTTATGCCTGGCTTCATCCTTTACGGTCTGtcttaaaaatgtgttattGACTACTTTCTAAGTATGATCAGACCTTATTTCAAAGTCTTTGAAATTTGCCTCAGAAGCTGTGTCTTGTGTAGGATACAGCATTGTCATCTGGGAGCACAGTGACTGTCACCTGCTACCTGGGTATCGGTTAGGTTCTTCCTCTTTCATGGCACAAACAAAGCCTTTTAcactcctccctccttttttgtttacttGTGAGGAGATGTATTACCTGATTTATCATAAGAGAGACACACTGAAAAATCGTAGTGGTATTAACAGTTTCCAGTCGTACGACAGCTTAGTGGAAGATGTCAGCAAATTTTTGTTAACAGCACTACttactt contains the following coding sequences:
- the LOC129206752 gene encoding uncharacterized protein LOC129206752: MGEYISLSLPGFDVDGFIMQAPKVLVHPYVSSLILLINTAGILRVLWSLVSSWFKGRQLLSEAIVKRALRQPVPGWQGVWKDLGRFLGRLSPPIAWDFTPEQASNPSKLTRHLIEGCLAYPNENQQLLALYWGLACAYRATVQYSQRTVVEEGTQTAAEDTVAEIGTQTMTTTVIAPVVKKKQWTRRSTGPYHRLVREEEEEEERFEQEAGPSAKKWEEGVREIRQEAETTRSLTSSELRDMRKDYSRQPGERIAAWLLRCWDNGADSQQLEGREAQQLGSLARNRGIERGIGKETAICSLWRRLLSSVRARYPFKEDLVNFPGKWTTADEGIQYLRELAVLEVIYSDLDDEEVSKDPEDVLCTRAMWRKVIQSAPASYSNSLAAMYFPDRDTPTVEKVSSWLQNFEENLCTSSSLRASTLAVRGTPRNQSSPAPVRGKGSPRYMSRGTLWFFLRDQGEDMRKWDGEPTFKLEARVRELRGKTAVKKGTPKKAVNRVPAFGQEEERDDRVYWTVWIRWPGTSDPQKYKALVDTGAQCTLIPSGYRGTEPIRISGVTGGCQELSVLEAEVSLTGDKWEKHPIVTGPEAPCILGIDYLRRGYFKDPKGYRWAFGVATVNAEKIKQLSTLSGLSEDPFVVGLLQVEEQQVPIATRTVHRRQYRTNRDSLAPIHELIHQLENQGVISKTHSPFNSPIWPVQKSDGGWRLTVDYRGLNEVTPPLSAAVPDMLELQYELESKAAKWYATIDIANAFFSIPLAAECRPQFAFTWRGVQYTWNRLPQGWKHSPTICHGLIQTALEKGGAPEHLQYIDDIIVWGNKAEEVFKKGERIIQILLKAGFAIKKSKVKGPAQEIQFLGIKWQDGRRHVPMDVVNKIAAMSPPANKKETQAFLGLVGFWRMHIPGYSQLVSPLYRVTRKKNYFEWGLEQQQAFEHIKQEIARAVALGPVRTGPTVQNVLYTAAGEHGLTWSLWQKTAGETRGRPLGFWSRGYRGSEAHYTPTEKEILAAYEGIRAASEVVGTEASLLLAPRLPVLHWMFKGNMPSTHHATSATWSKWVALITQRARLGKPNHPGILEEIMDWPEGRDFGALPEEVARAQEAPPYNELPEDERRYALFTDGSCRVVGNHRKWKAAVWSPTRQVVEATEGEGESSQFAEVKAIQLALKIAEREKWPVLYLYTDSWMVANALWGWLQQWKKTSWQRRGKPIWAAALWQDIAARVENMAVKVRHVDAHVPKSCATEEHQNNEQVDKAAKIEVAQVDLDWERKGELFVARWAHETSGHLGRDATYRWARDRGVDLTMEAITQVTHECEICAAIKRATRVKSPWNRGRWLGFRYGEAWQIDYIGPLPRTRQGKRYILTMVEATTGWLETFPVNHATARNTILGLERQILWRHGTPERIESDNGTHFRNNVISSWAKKHGIEWVYHIPYHPQASGKIERYNGLLKTMLRALGNGAWKHWDTNLAEATWLINTRGSANRPGPAQTKPLHTVGGDKVPVVHMGKWLGKAVWIAPPMGKGKPISGIVFAQGPGCTWWVMRKDGETRCVPQGDLTLG